One Osmerus eperlanus chromosome 23, fOsmEpe2.1, whole genome shotgun sequence DNA segment encodes these proteins:
- the LOC134010142 gene encoding uncharacterized protein LOC134010142 produces MVWMPYRLWRVRVFCPACGKQLTGAGIHRRARKVLDIDRYYLMVTETLRCSVCFLTTLSTSQTVRDQLDLPHQNLFRLILTCKYACDIRVIRMLRERTLGNSPTRLVKQLKENHGEEWLTRLAHYLGECADFVDRPSLFPVVCQEPPEPIEIPTSRWLLSVYGRDILSRMDHIKASITSMFGSILKMDSTKKITKKLSGHGKGTALWVTSLGNEVGQILTSVLTVQEGPGLDHMVSGVMERYRQAAVPPPVLLYVDCGCCKSEGPSKVQTRFGEWPDLHIRLDIWHFMRRMAIGCTTDAHPLYPTFMGSLSACIFEWDAGDLTLLRQAKRAQLRQEGVPSITDLVVDTKISKMELSLYCRRKTRGEETTISLIDRLLQELGGARGRDLMGVPLLDQVRMEHIWRVQKHHVKCIQDVPGVQLYTEVGSTTKGGVVLTRYRCARGSTSLESFHCHLNRFIPGTSANALNFQLYLLEGLNRWNQDRGTAAVTSKPSSLLTYSGGVAHCVNTNSLKVFGRAFVPTFTPPAKYTGELLGVDYLLSQTGQSLNVNPDSEETEGMLEDVHEGEEEEDEGFQEEPSLAVSSLLDDPSFSTPTLPPASMAKINVSAFCCG; encoded by the exons ATGGTGTGGATGCCCTACCGCCtttggagggtgagggtgttcTGCCCAGCTTGTGGGAAGCAGTTGACGGGTGCTGGCATTCACAGGAGAGCTCGGAAGGTCCTTGACATTGACAGATACTACCTAATGGTGACAGAGACACTCAGGtgctctgtgtgtttcctgACCACTCTGTCTACCAGTCAGACTGTCAGGGACCAGCTGGACCTGCCACACCAGAATTTGTTCCGGCTCATCCTGACCTGCAA GTATGCTTGTGACATTCGTGTCATTCGGATGCTTCGGGAAAGGACCCTTGGCAACAGTCCAACACGACTGGTGAAGCAGCTCAAGGAGAACCATGGGGAGGAATGGCTGACCCGGTTGGCACACTATCTCGGGGAGTGTGCTGACTTTGTGGATCGACCCAGTCTGTTCCCAGTGGTCTGCCAGGAGCCCCCTGAACCCATCGAAATTCCCACCAGTCGTTGGCTGCTGTCTGTGTACGGCAGGGACATCCTCTCCCGCATGGACCACATCAAGGCCAGCATCACCTCCATGTTTGGCTCCATTTTAAAAATGGATTCAACCAAAAAG ATCACAAAGAAGCTGTCTGGCCATGGCAAGGGGACCGCTCTCTGGGTGACCTCCCTTGGGAACGAGGTTGGACAGATCCTGACCAGTGTCCTCACAGTGCAGGAGGGGCCGGGATTGGATCACATGGTGTCTGGTGTGATGGAGCGGTACCGCCAGGCAGCTGTTCCACCCCCAGTGCTGCTGTACGTGGACTGTGGCTGCTGCAAAAGCGAGGGGCCAAGCAAGGTGCAGACCAGGTTTGGAGAGTGGCCAGACCTCCACATACGGCTGGACATCTGGCACTTTATGAGGAGGATGGCTATCGGCTGCACCACCGATGCTCACCCACTCTACCCCACCTTTAtgggctctctgtctgcctgcatcttTGAGTGGGATGCAGGGGACCTCACTCTGTTGCGGCAGGCAAAGAGAGCGCAGCTCAGGCAGGAGGGTGTGCCATCCATAACGGATCTTGTGGTGGACACCAAGATCTCCAAGATGGAGCTGAGCCTCTACTGCCGCAGGAAGACACGCGGCGAAGAGACCACCATCAGCCTCATCGACCGGCTGCTGCAGGAACTGGGGGGTGCAAGAGGTAGAGACCTCATGGGGGTGCCACTGCTGGACCAGGTGCGCATGGAGCACATCTGGCGTGTGCAGAAACACCACGTCAAGTGCATCCAGGACGTGCCAGGGGTGCAGCTGTACACTGAGGTTGGAAGCACCACCAAGGGGGGCGTCGTACTGACCAGGTACCGCTGTGCCAGGGGGTCCACATCCCTGGAGTCGTTTCATTGCCACCTAAACAGGTTCATTCCAG GAACCAGTGCAAATGCACTGAATTTCCAGCTGTACCTCCTGGAAGGCCTAAATAGGTGGAACCAGGATCGGGGGACTGCAGCAGTGACCAGCAAGCCATCGTCCCTCCTCACCTACTCCGGGGGTGTGGCCCACTGTGTAAACACCAACAGCCTGAAAGTGTTTGGCCGGGCATTTGTGCCAACCTTCACGCCACCTGCCAAATACACTG GAGAGCTGCTTGGTGTTGACTACCTGCTGAGTCAGACTGGGCAGTCTCTCAACGTGAACCCCGactcagaggagacagagggcatGCTGGAGGATGTTCATGAGGGcgaggaagaagaagatgagGGCTTCCAGGAAGAACCAAGTCTTGCTGTGTCAAGTCTCCTGGATGACCCAAGCTTCTctactcccaccctgcctcctgcctccatggct AAAATCAATGTATCTGCGTTTT gcTGTGGATGA